From the Misgurnus anguillicaudatus chromosome 17, ASM2758022v2, whole genome shotgun sequence genome, one window contains:
- the upf3a gene encoding regulator of nonsense transcripts 3A isoform X3, which translates to MRSEKEQRTGSRERGSVEIQFRECQREQDNIAVNPKQKEEKKEVFTKVVIRRLPPSLSKGQLEEHLSPLPTFDYFEFFPADQSLYPHLFSRAYINFKNPEDIIIFRDRFDGYVFIDNKGQEFPAVVEFAPFQKVSKKKLKKKDAKAGTIEEDPEYKRFLENYSCDEEKSMANPETLLGEIEAKTRELIAKRTTPLLEYIKNKKLEKQRIREEKREERRRRELEKKRQREEEKRKRREEERRKRKEADKQKKLSEKEIKIKLLKKCDRDDDVDSDRLKDKGDSGETEKNRWEKPPGYTKSKDPKDNRAPIENDKEQRENHGRRQRDKEHRGRDEDRKRQRHHYEFDKFMRRKEETKWGKGYCQDRAKKDQHHGYSYCPDTGDKLGKDDREDMGNRKERIRNKDRPAMQLYQPGARNRKRMGSGNKTFDFPPISPDHGGEHYKSVIGTGSEKSADE; encoded by the exons ATGAGGTCTGAAAAGGAGCAGAGAACAGGAAGCAGGGAGAGAGGCAGCGTCGAGATCCAGTTCAGGGAGTGTCAGAGGGAGCAGGACAACATCGCAGTGAACCCGAAGCAAAAGGAGGAAAAGAAGGAGGTGTTCACAAAG GTTGTCATACGCCGACTGCCGCCCAGTCTGTCAAAAGGCCAACTTGAGGAGCATTTGAGTCCTCTTCCAACTTTTGATTATTTTGAGTTTTTCCCTGCTGATCAGAG CTTATACCCACATCTCTTTTCAAGAGCATACATCAACTTTAAAAACCCAGAAGATATCATTATTTTCCGAGATCGTTTTGATGGATATGTATTCATTGATAATAAAG gccAAGAGTTTCCTGCTGTTGTAGAATTTGCACCATTTCAGAAAGTTTCGAAAAAGAAGTtaaagaaaaaagatgctaaagcAGGGACCATTGAAGAAG ACCCCGAATACAAACGATTTTTGGAAAACTACTCTTGTGATGAGGAGAAGTCAATGGCCAACCCAGAAACCCTGTTGGGGGAGATCGAAGCTAAAACCCGAGAACTCATAG CCAAAAGGACAACACCATTATTGGAATACATTAAAAACAAGAAGTTAGAGAAACAG AGAATAAGAGAGGAAAAAAGAGAAGAGCGACGAAGGAGGGAGCTGGAGAAGAAGCGTCAGAGGGAGGAGGAGAAACGGAAACGCAGAGAGGAGGAGAGGCGAAAGCGCAAGGAGGCCGACAAGCAGAAAAAGCTCTCAGAGAAGGAGATAAAGATCAAG CTTTTGAAGAAGTGTGACAGAGATGATGATGTGGACTCAGACAGACTGAAAGATAAAGGAGACAGCGGAGAGACAGAAAAGAACAGATGGGAAAAGCCGCCAGGATACACCAAGTCAAAAGATCCTAAGGATAA TAGAGCTCCAATTGAAAACGACAAAGAGCAACGGGAAAATCACGGCCGCCGTCAGAGGGACAAAGAGCATCGCGGAAGAGACGAGGATCGCAAACGACAAAGGCATCACTACGAGTTCGATAAGTTCATGCGACGCAAAGAAGAGACCAAATGGGGCAAAGGCTATTGCCAGGACAGGGCCAAGAAAGACCAACATCACGGCTATTCCTACTGCCCGGATACAGGGGACAAACTCGGCAAAGATGACCGAGAAGACATGGGCAACAGAAAAGAACGCATTCGTAACAAG GACCGACCGGCAATGCAGCTGTACCAACCTGGCGCCCGAAACCGCAAGCGCATGGGCTCTGGGAACAAGACCTTCGACTTCCCGCCTATTTCTCCTGATCACGGAGGAGAACACTACAAGTCCGTCATAGGGACAGGCTCAGAGAAAAGCGCTGATGAGTGA
- the upf3a gene encoding regulator of nonsense transcripts 3A isoform X1 yields MRSEKEQRTGSRERGSVEIQFRECQREQDNIAVNPKQKEEKKEVFTKVVIRRLPPSLSKGQLEEHLSPLPTFDYFEFFPADQSLYPHLFSRAYINFKNPEDIIIFRDRFDGYVFIDNKGQEFPAVVEFAPFQKVSKKKLKKKDAKAGTIEEDPEYKRFLENYSCDEEKSMANPETLLGEIEAKTRELIAKRTTPLLEYIKNKKLEKQRIREEKREERRRRELEKKRQREEEKRKRREEERRKRKEADKQKKLSEKEIKIKLLKKCDRDDDVDSDRLKDKGDSGETEKNRWEKPPGYTKSKDPKDNRAPIENDKEQRENHGRRQRDKEHRGRDEDRKRQRHHYEFDKFMRRKEETKWGKGYCQDRAKKDQHHGYSYCPDTGDKLGKDDREDMGNRKERIRNKSVLVHQDKRTSQSEGPDQIGGALPAKDRPAMQLYQPGARNRKRMGSGNKTFDFPPISPDHGGEHYKSVIGTGSEKSADE; encoded by the exons ATGAGGTCTGAAAAGGAGCAGAGAACAGGAAGCAGGGAGAGAGGCAGCGTCGAGATCCAGTTCAGGGAGTGTCAGAGGGAGCAGGACAACATCGCAGTGAACCCGAAGCAAAAGGAGGAAAAGAAGGAGGTGTTCACAAAG GTTGTCATACGCCGACTGCCGCCCAGTCTGTCAAAAGGCCAACTTGAGGAGCATTTGAGTCCTCTTCCAACTTTTGATTATTTTGAGTTTTTCCCTGCTGATCAGAG CTTATACCCACATCTCTTTTCAAGAGCATACATCAACTTTAAAAACCCAGAAGATATCATTATTTTCCGAGATCGTTTTGATGGATATGTATTCATTGATAATAAAG gccAAGAGTTTCCTGCTGTTGTAGAATTTGCACCATTTCAGAAAGTTTCGAAAAAGAAGTtaaagaaaaaagatgctaaagcAGGGACCATTGAAGAAG ACCCCGAATACAAACGATTTTTGGAAAACTACTCTTGTGATGAGGAGAAGTCAATGGCCAACCCAGAAACCCTGTTGGGGGAGATCGAAGCTAAAACCCGAGAACTCATAG CCAAAAGGACAACACCATTATTGGAATACATTAAAAACAAGAAGTTAGAGAAACAG AGAATAAGAGAGGAAAAAAGAGAAGAGCGACGAAGGAGGGAGCTGGAGAAGAAGCGTCAGAGGGAGGAGGAGAAACGGAAACGCAGAGAGGAGGAGAGGCGAAAGCGCAAGGAGGCCGACAAGCAGAAAAAGCTCTCAGAGAAGGAGATAAAGATCAAG CTTTTGAAGAAGTGTGACAGAGATGATGATGTGGACTCAGACAGACTGAAAGATAAAGGAGACAGCGGAGAGACAGAAAAGAACAGATGGGAAAAGCCGCCAGGATACACCAAGTCAAAAGATCCTAAGGATAA TAGAGCTCCAATTGAAAACGACAAAGAGCAACGGGAAAATCACGGCCGCCGTCAGAGGGACAAAGAGCATCGCGGAAGAGACGAGGATCGCAAACGACAAAGGCATCACTACGAGTTCGATAAGTTCATGCGACGCAAAGAAGAGACCAAATGGGGCAAAGGCTATTGCCAGGACAGGGCCAAGAAAGACCAACATCACGGCTATTCCTACTGCCCGGATACAGGGGACAAACTCGGCAAAGATGACCGAGAAGACATGGGCAACAGAAAAGAACGCATTCGTAACAAG TCTGTGTTAGTGCATCAGGACAAAAGGACTTCCCAGTCTGAGGGGCCAGACCAGATAGGAGGGGCTCTGCCAGCAAAG GACCGACCGGCAATGCAGCTGTACCAACCTGGCGCCCGAAACCGCAAGCGCATGGGCTCTGGGAACAAGACCTTCGACTTCCCGCCTATTTCTCCTGATCACGGAGGAGAACACTACAAGTCCGTCATAGGGACAGGCTCAGAGAAAAGCGCTGATGAGTGA
- the upf3a gene encoding regulator of nonsense transcripts 3A isoform X2: MRSEKEQRTGSRERGSVEIQFRECQREQDNIAVNPKQKEEKKEVFTKVVIRRLPPSLSKGQLEEHLSPLPTFDYFEFFPADQSLYPHLFSRAYINFKNPEDIIIFRDRFDGYVFIDNKGQEFPAVVEFAPFQKVSKKKLKKKDAKAGTIEEDPEYKRFLENYSCDEEKSMANPETLLGEIEAKTRELIAKRTTPLLEYIKNKKLEKQRIREEKREERRRRELEKKRQREEEKRKRREEERRKRKEADKQKKLSEKEIKIKLLKKCDRDDDVDSDRLKDKGDSGETEKNRWEKPPGYTKSKDPKDKAPIENDKEQRENHGRRQRDKEHRGRDEDRKRQRHHYEFDKFMRRKEETKWGKGYCQDRAKKDQHHGYSYCPDTGDKLGKDDREDMGNRKERIRNKSVLVHQDKRTSQSEGPDQIGGALPAKDRPAMQLYQPGARNRKRMGSGNKTFDFPPISPDHGGEHYKSVIGTGSEKSADE; encoded by the exons ATGAGGTCTGAAAAGGAGCAGAGAACAGGAAGCAGGGAGAGAGGCAGCGTCGAGATCCAGTTCAGGGAGTGTCAGAGGGAGCAGGACAACATCGCAGTGAACCCGAAGCAAAAGGAGGAAAAGAAGGAGGTGTTCACAAAG GTTGTCATACGCCGACTGCCGCCCAGTCTGTCAAAAGGCCAACTTGAGGAGCATTTGAGTCCTCTTCCAACTTTTGATTATTTTGAGTTTTTCCCTGCTGATCAGAG CTTATACCCACATCTCTTTTCAAGAGCATACATCAACTTTAAAAACCCAGAAGATATCATTATTTTCCGAGATCGTTTTGATGGATATGTATTCATTGATAATAAAG gccAAGAGTTTCCTGCTGTTGTAGAATTTGCACCATTTCAGAAAGTTTCGAAAAAGAAGTtaaagaaaaaagatgctaaagcAGGGACCATTGAAGAAG ACCCCGAATACAAACGATTTTTGGAAAACTACTCTTGTGATGAGGAGAAGTCAATGGCCAACCCAGAAACCCTGTTGGGGGAGATCGAAGCTAAAACCCGAGAACTCATAG CCAAAAGGACAACACCATTATTGGAATACATTAAAAACAAGAAGTTAGAGAAACAG AGAATAAGAGAGGAAAAAAGAGAAGAGCGACGAAGGAGGGAGCTGGAGAAGAAGCGTCAGAGGGAGGAGGAGAAACGGAAACGCAGAGAGGAGGAGAGGCGAAAGCGCAAGGAGGCCGACAAGCAGAAAAAGCTCTCAGAGAAGGAGATAAAGATCAAG CTTTTGAAGAAGTGTGACAGAGATGATGATGTGGACTCAGACAGACTGAAAGATAAAGGAGACAGCGGAGAGACAGAAAAGAACAGATGGGAAAAGCCGCCAGGATACACCAAGTCAAAAGATCCTAAGGATAA AGCTCCAATTGAAAACGACAAAGAGCAACGGGAAAATCACGGCCGCCGTCAGAGGGACAAAGAGCATCGCGGAAGAGACGAGGATCGCAAACGACAAAGGCATCACTACGAGTTCGATAAGTTCATGCGACGCAAAGAAGAGACCAAATGGGGCAAAGGCTATTGCCAGGACAGGGCCAAGAAAGACCAACATCACGGCTATTCCTACTGCCCGGATACAGGGGACAAACTCGGCAAAGATGACCGAGAAGACATGGGCAACAGAAAAGAACGCATTCGTAACAAG TCTGTGTTAGTGCATCAGGACAAAAGGACTTCCCAGTCTGAGGGGCCAGACCAGATAGGAGGGGCTCTGCCAGCAAAG GACCGACCGGCAATGCAGCTGTACCAACCTGGCGCCCGAAACCGCAAGCGCATGGGCTCTGGGAACAAGACCTTCGACTTCCCGCCTATTTCTCCTGATCACGGAGGAGAACACTACAAGTCCGTCATAGGGACAGGCTCAGAGAAAAGCGCTGATGAGTGA